A stretch of the Desulfurellaceae bacterium genome encodes the following:
- a CDS encoding metallophosphoesterase produces the protein MTVEGSPEITVPVSEQTVLSPTRWSGFFRYFFFSLLVTMSAAQWLVPVWVWHIILGAELRLSPLVYVLPPFLFFGVNIALLRGMRHRSGLPAWLRIPIRLYFASAFTSVFCCIFVLLGAGVWALGWGLGQGLSLTPWPAVAEQLQPPLWQMLRWLSGLGIGGILLIFVYGYTWGQASVRVSRLRLRPQGWPHAWHQFKIAHLSDLHIGPNLSRSELQACVRRTNALDPDIILLTGDLLDSNPVYIPDYFPLLAELSAPYGVFACLGNHDHYAGAQAVKAGLARHTPIRVLQDQRVSLHKQDAALHLIGLDDRGRDWARGLEELPLLAELQAPIPSDEPCILLSHRPDLFPQAARQGIALTLSGHTHGGQFALPGWGGRFNLARFITSFSRGLYQQLGVYLYVNRGIGVAGQRIRLFSPREIALITCEAAARPSQPADSA, from the coding sequence ATGACCGTTGAGGGATCGCCTGAGATCACGGTCCCCGTTTCCGAGCAGACGGTCCTTTCTCCTACACGCTGGAGCGGGTTCTTTCGGTATTTCTTTTTCTCGCTGCTGGTGACGATGAGCGCCGCCCAGTGGCTGGTCCCGGTGTGGGTCTGGCACATCATTCTTGGCGCTGAGCTGCGGCTATCGCCGCTCGTGTATGTTCTGCCGCCGTTCCTGTTCTTTGGCGTGAATATCGCCCTGTTGCGGGGGATGCGACACCGAAGCGGGCTGCCGGCCTGGCTGCGTATCCCGATTCGGCTGTATTTTGCCTCTGCCTTCACCAGCGTCTTTTGTTGTATCTTTGTGCTCCTGGGCGCTGGAGTCTGGGCGCTGGGCTGGGGGCTCGGCCAGGGGCTGAGTCTCACCCCGTGGCCGGCAGTCGCCGAGCAGCTCCAGCCCCCGCTGTGGCAGATGCTCCGCTGGCTCAGCGGTCTCGGCATAGGCGGTATCCTGCTCATCTTTGTCTACGGCTATACCTGGGGCCAGGCTTCGGTTCGGGTGTCGCGTCTACGACTGCGTCCCCAGGGCTGGCCCCACGCCTGGCATCAGTTCAAGATCGCCCATCTCAGCGACCTCCACATCGGCCCCAATCTAAGCCGGTCCGAACTGCAAGCGTGTGTCAGGCGGACAAACGCCCTGGACCCCGATATTATCCTGCTGACCGGCGACCTGCTCGATTCCAACCCGGTCTATATTCCCGACTATTTTCCGCTGTTGGCCGAACTCAGCGCCCCCTACGGGGTGTTTGCCTGTCTGGGCAACCACGACCATTATGCTGGCGCTCAAGCGGTGAAAGCCGGCTTGGCCCGGCATACGCCGATACGTGTCCTCCAGGATCAGCGCGTCAGCCTCCACAAACAAGACGCCGCCCTGCACCTGATCGGCCTTGATGACCGGGGCCGGGATTGGGCGCGCGGTCTCGAAGAACTGCCCCTGTTAGCCGAACTCCAGGCTCCCATTCCGAGCGACGAGCCCTGTATCCTGCTCTCCCATCGCCCCGACCTCTTTCCCCAAGCCGCCCGCCAGGGCATTGCCCTGACCCTCTCCGGCCATACCCATGGCGGCCAGTTCGCCCTGCCCGGCTGGGGGGGACGGTTCAACCTGGCCCGCTTCATTACCAGCTTCTCTCGGGGTTTATACCAACAGCTGGGCGTCTATCTGTACGTCAACCGCGGGATTGGGGTCGCCGGCCAACGTATTCGTCTGTTCAGCCCGCGCGAAATCGCCCTGATCACCTGCGAGGCAGCAGCCCGCCCGTCCCAGCCTGCGGACTCGGCATAA
- a CDS encoding response regulator transcription factor translates to MEKTTVVVVDDHPLFLSGVQQIFKRQPDFEVVGAAENAAQLAALLKHCRPDIILMDIEMPETNGLDATALVRRQAPDAKVVILTGYDNPDLIFRALKIGAVGYLLKNTRAKELRDSLRRVAAGEVLLNPDLAAKFLREFRRDQEAEELRRLVQTLTPREDEVLRLVATGASNREISGQLFISELTVKMHLARIFRKLQVNDRTKAAIVALKAGLGEP, encoded by the coding sequence ATGGAAAAGACCACGGTCGTCGTTGTCGATGACCATCCGCTGTTTTTATCCGGGGTTCAGCAAATTTTCAAAAGACAGCCTGATTTCGAGGTGGTCGGGGCGGCTGAAAATGCCGCGCAGTTGGCTGCGCTCCTCAAACACTGTCGGCCGGACATCATCCTGATGGATATTGAAATGCCGGAGACGAACGGTCTGGACGCGACCGCGCTCGTCCGTCGTCAGGCCCCGGATGCCAAGGTCGTGATCCTGACCGGCTATGACAATCCCGATCTCATTTTCCGGGCGCTCAAAATCGGGGCTGTGGGCTATCTGCTCAAAAATACCCGGGCCAAAGAATTGCGTGACTCCTTACGGCGGGTGGCGGCCGGGGAAGTGTTGCTCAACCCCGACCTGGCCGCGAAATTCCTGCGCGAGTTCCGCCGTGATCAGGAGGCTGAAGAGCTGCGTCGGCTCGTCCAGACCCTCACCCCGCGCGAAGACGAGGTCCTGAGGCTGGTGGCCACCGGTGCGAGCAACCGCGAGATAAGCGGCCAGCTGTTCATCAGCGAGCTGACCGTCAAGATGCACCTGGCCCGCATCTTCCGTAAATTGCAGGTCAACGACCGCACAAAAGCCGCCATCGTGGCCCTCAAGGCCGGACTGGGAGAGCCATGA